The nucleotide window TTCGCCCGGTCACGTTCCTACCGTCGATCTTCCCATCTCACCATAGGGGCTGAACTACATCACCCTTGATCGAGACATcacattctcctcttcatccgacCGGTCTTCATCCCGTGTCACATATTCATCCTCTCGCCCACCATGCGGGAGGTCAACTTCAGCATCCCAAATGTCAACAAGGCCTCTGTAAATATCACAACCACCCTCTACGACCGGCGTGCCTTGGATTGCACATCAACGCTACCACTCATCAACTCTCTCAACCATCTGGCCTATCTCACCACATCATCAGCCCGTATCCGCGATATTCTGACCGTCGATGGCGGCATCGAACGGCTGGTATGTATCCTCAAGGAGGGTCGGAGTCGGGATTTGATGGAGATGTGGAAGTGGAGCCTCGCCTTCCAATGTGTTGTCAATATTGGTGTGCGGGGCTCGGAGAGCGTGAGGACTCGAGTCGTCGAAGCCGATATGGTGCCTGTGATTGCCACCATCCTtgataactatattaaagtGGTCGAGAAAGCCCGCGCACGGGCGGATTCAGAAAATCAGAGACATTCATCACGACACCACACCAAAGGTGCACCCATCACCAGCGACGCCCCTTCGCGTCCAGTGTATGTGGACCAATCGACGAACACCGAGCAACGTCCCTCTCGCCGTCAGGCGCCACCGCCTCACATTGAAATCCCCCCTTTCTACCAAGACAGCCATGCCTCGGACTCGAACGCCATGGACATCACATCGTCCCCTCGGGTGCCTGTGACCTCTCCTCCGGAAAGGAGCACCTTTGGACAGGATGCCCATAACATTAGATCCAATGATACCCGCTATGCCCATGCTGCTCACCGCTACCGGGTGATGCAGCCCCTTGCCACTGCCCTTCCTCCCATGGATGCAGCCGATGGCTTTGGCCTACGCCCCGTGCGCGACACAGAGAGGCTTCCCAGCATGCTGCCTGGTTTCCAGAACGGCCTTGCGTCTCAACCTGACTCCCCAACCACTCCCAGCGGTCCTGCGCAGCTGCGCAGCAACACACAAGCCCC belongs to Aspergillus luchuensis IFO 4308 DNA, chromosome 3, nearly complete sequence and includes:
- the samB gene encoding MYND-type zinc finger protein MUB1 (BUSCO:EOG09260H6E;~COG:O;~EggNog:ENOG410PJJR;~InterPro:IPR016024,IPR002893;~PFAM:PF01753) yields the protein MREVNFSIPNVNKASVNITTTLYDRRALDCTSTLPLINSLNHLAYLTTSSARIRDILTVDGGIERLVCILKEGRSRDLMEMWKWSLAFQCVVNIGVRGSESVRTRVVEADMVPVIATILDNYIKVVEKARARADSENQRHSSRHHTKGAPITSDAPSRPVYVDQSTNTEQRPSRRQAPPPHIEIPPFYQDSHASDSNAMDITSSPRVPVTSPPERSTFGQDAHNIRSNDTRYAHAAHRYRVMQPLATALPPMDAADGFGLRPVRDTERLPSMLPGFQNGLASQPDSPTTPSGPAQLRSNTQAPSARPRPTLRQQQSASGESDDGNGEGSTLGDDPGSGETAEPIVGIQNRMEIDDDGDRQTVLEGVSNTHDLTVNDTSESQEAETFNITHRSTVDGSMINNDATRTNGALGLSPTQAPNTANSPAVVPSPYSLYVRDRSTTAVQGVLTTMPKDEDVLMSLQLLAYVSKYCNLRSYFQHSHLVPKLKVDRELQMLEDGVSPIEPPEEEDEYLLPDDVNIFPLVEKFTVRHHSKDMQYWACVVMRNLCRKDESRGGIRQCAYYKCGKWEEFQRQFAKCRRCRRTKYCSKDCQKAAWVYHRHWCHTTP